In Kitasatospora gansuensis, a genomic segment contains:
- a CDS encoding DUF4139 domain-containing protein, which translates to MTTTTPLPVTAVTCLEDRALVERSVELDLAPGVQRLRLGPVTALAADLTLRAELSTGSVLDTRITRIWTPPAPEPPGDQDSELRHRVHALEQEQAELGAERLRLTARLALLGQLATDLLREIAEGAGQGETEPARWTRELDRVDAEREEYGERLRATDARLIIAEEDHARAEAAVELSEREQPELLGFLELTVDSPGGPNRLTVSHLTPCALWRPAYRATLAEDGALTLETEAVVWQATGEDWSGVELTLSTARSALAGEPPRLTEDVLTLRPRTTEERRTVEVELREQAIGSTGPATDGLPGVDDGGEVRVLRAPAPARIPRDGRSHRVPLTVFSTPATSEYSCAPELSPLVTRVARFTNAAGHALLAGPVDLVLGSGFTGRAELEFTAPGAPAELSFGSSDAYRVLRETEETRSSAGALSSRTVQTRTVRLHLSRFAGPDEHTDQPVTLRERIPVSEVAAVEVRLRKELCSPAPDDLDADGIARWQLTLPPGGRRTVTLVYEVSATAKVAGL; encoded by the coding sequence ATGACCACCACGACCCCGCTCCCCGTCACCGCCGTCACCTGCCTGGAGGACCGGGCCCTGGTCGAACGCTCCGTCGAGCTCGACCTCGCGCCCGGCGTCCAGCGGCTGCGCCTCGGCCCGGTCACCGCGCTGGCCGCCGACCTCACGCTGCGCGCCGAACTCTCCACCGGCAGCGTGCTGGACACCCGGATCACCCGGATCTGGACCCCGCCCGCACCCGAGCCGCCCGGCGACCAGGACTCCGAGCTCCGGCACCGGGTGCACGCGCTGGAACAGGAGCAGGCCGAGCTGGGCGCCGAACGGCTCCGGCTGACCGCCCGGCTGGCCCTGCTCGGCCAGCTCGCCACCGATCTGCTCCGGGAGATCGCCGAGGGCGCCGGGCAGGGCGAGACCGAACCGGCCCGCTGGACCCGCGAGCTGGACCGGGTGGACGCCGAGCGCGAGGAGTACGGCGAGCGGCTGCGCGCCACCGACGCCCGGCTGATCATCGCCGAGGAGGACCACGCCCGGGCAGAGGCGGCGGTGGAGCTGAGCGAGCGGGAGCAGCCCGAGCTGCTCGGCTTCCTGGAGCTGACCGTCGACTCCCCCGGCGGCCCGAACCGACTGACCGTCAGCCACCTCACCCCGTGCGCCCTCTGGCGCCCCGCCTACCGGGCCACCCTGGCCGAGGACGGGGCACTCACCCTGGAGACCGAGGCGGTGGTCTGGCAGGCCACCGGCGAGGACTGGTCCGGAGTCGAGCTCACCCTCTCCACCGCCCGCTCCGCCCTCGCGGGCGAGCCGCCCCGGCTCACCGAGGACGTCCTGACGCTCCGTCCGCGCACCACTGAGGAGCGCCGCACCGTCGAGGTCGAACTGCGCGAGCAGGCGATCGGCTCCACCGGACCGGCCACCGACGGCCTGCCCGGAGTGGACGACGGCGGCGAGGTCCGGGTGCTGCGCGCCCCCGCCCCCGCCCGGATCCCGCGCGACGGCCGCTCGCACCGGGTGCCGCTGACCGTCTTCAGCACCCCCGCCACCAGCGAGTACAGCTGCGCCCCCGAGCTCTCCCCGCTGGTCACCCGGGTCGCCCGGTTCACCAACGCCGCCGGCCACGCCCTGCTGGCCGGCCCGGTCGACCTGGTGCTGGGCAGCGGCTTCACCGGCCGCGCCGAGCTGGAGTTCACCGCCCCGGGCGCCCCCGCCGAGCTCTCCTTCGGCAGCTCCGACGCCTACCGGGTGCTCCGGGAGACCGAGGAGACCCGAAGCAGCGCCGGCGCCCTGTCCTCCCGCACCGTGCAGACCCGGACGGTCCGACTCCACCTGTCCCGCTTCGCCGGTCCGGACGAACACACCGACCAGCCGGTCACCCTCCGGGAGCGGATCCCGGTCTCCGAGGTCGCCGCGGTGGAGGTCCGACTGCGCAAGGAACTCTGCTCCCCCGCCCCCGACGACCTGGACGCCGACGGCATCGCCCGCTGGCAGCTCACCCTCCCGCCGGGCGGCCGACGCACCGTCACCCTGGTCTACGAGGTCTCGGCGACGGCCAAGGTGGCCGGCCTCTGA
- a CDS encoding LysM peptidoglycan-binding domain-containing protein yields the protein MTFRNETAAATTAVKRNRVRLAVMGGAVAVLPVAGLVTANSASAASVSTWDKVAQCESTGDWSIANGNGFYGGLQFTSSTWAAFGGTSYAPQANQASKAQQIAVAEKVLASQGPGAWPVCSVKAGLTKGGAAADVDTSAGTSSSNKASRSETRAQAPKSTATAAPKAETKAAAAPKAAAPKVETKAAAPKAATPKAETKAPAAKSNGGNYTIKSGDTLSKIAADKGLDWKTVYSNNASVLGGNPDLIFPGQVISL from the coding sequence ATGACCTTCCGTAACGAGACCGCCGCTGCCACCACCGCCGTCAAGCGCAACCGCGTTCGACTGGCTGTCATGGGCGGCGCCGTTGCCGTCCTGCCCGTGGCCGGCCTCGTCACGGCCAACTCGGCCTCCGCTGCCTCCGTCTCCACCTGGGACAAGGTCGCGCAGTGCGAGTCCACCGGCGACTGGAGCATTGCCAACGGCAACGGCTTCTACGGTGGCCTGCAGTTCACCTCCAGCACCTGGGCCGCCTTCGGTGGCACCTCCTACGCCCCGCAGGCCAACCAGGCCAGCAAGGCTCAGCAGATCGCCGTCGCCGAGAAGGTGCTCGCCTCGCAGGGCCCCGGCGCCTGGCCGGTCTGCTCCGTCAAGGCCGGTCTGACCAAGGGCGGCGCCGCCGCCGACGTCGACACCTCGGCGGGCACCAGCTCCTCCAACAAGGCCTCGCGCTCCGAGACCCGCGCCCAGGCGCCGAAGAGCACCGCCACGGCCGCCCCGAAGGCCGAGACCAAGGCCGCCGCCGCCCCGAAGGCTGCCGCGCCGAAGGTCGAGACCAAGGCCGCTGCCCCGAAGGCCGCCACCCCCAAGGCCGAGACCAAGGCCCCCGCGGCCAAGTCCAACGGTGGCAACTACACCATCAAGAGCGGCGACACCCTGAGCAAGATCGCCGCCGACAAGGGCCTGGACTGGAAGACGGTCTACAGCAACAACGCCTCCGTCCTCGGTGGCAACCCGGACCTGATCTTCCCGGGCCAGGT
- a CDS encoding DUF4139 domain-containing protein yields MESVLDEVVVYATGALCRRRAHGAVPADGQVRLTGLPLTLDPSSVRATVHGAGWRVTEARVEYAAELRTDRAPLQRAWELAQREYDAARDRQRRGEERIAELTALRAVPPPRRRDEPHRRTPADAWLELADFVAARLTVLQTEVARLTERTRLAEHTVQVARDRWDSAADTERAAATTTTATVLLTLTPDLTLTPDGPAAEAVDLELEYGVPGARWVPTYRLSHRQGDPGGQLVLRASVAQRTGEDWTGVRLGLSTADLQRRTDLPKLQSVRIGRRQTAPAPSGWREAPPGLDELFTGYDAAGPRPLPRYAGGPGGPIAVGSAAAASDDDEEVQHRKSVSPLRARASMARDVMPPAPGAAPQGYGGAPAPAAAPPMAGLAAPAPFAPAGPPPPLPEPAPPHPGAGWLDYAALTLRGPTGPGRGQLSPAPRQHRAAPAPTAALPPHTVPPRRSAGSFDQRFDTAARVDLPSDGGWHTVTIGEIPLSVEPEYVCVPSVEETVYGTLLLTNSTDRALLAGPVEVSVDGDFLRTAALPTLAPGATGRLGLGVAEGVRVARRTELHESTAGLRNNTLVLDHRVHLELANRLARPVTVEVRERVPVTAEPDVRIQERPGWSAPDEASEDYPPGTRLRRVDLPAHGRAELDGGYEIRIPAAQTLHGGDRRN; encoded by the coding sequence GTGGAGTCGGTACTGGACGAGGTGGTGGTGTACGCCACCGGGGCGCTCTGCCGACGGCGGGCGCACGGGGCGGTACCGGCCGACGGGCAGGTCCGGCTGACCGGGCTGCCCCTGACGCTGGACCCGTCCTCGGTCCGGGCCACCGTGCACGGCGCGGGCTGGCGGGTGACCGAGGCCCGGGTCGAGTACGCGGCCGAACTCCGCACCGACCGGGCGCCGCTGCAGCGCGCCTGGGAGCTGGCCCAGCGGGAGTACGACGCCGCCCGCGACCGCCAGCGCCGCGGCGAGGAGCGGATCGCCGAGCTGACCGCCCTGCGCGCCGTCCCGCCGCCCCGCCGCCGGGACGAGCCGCACCGCCGCACCCCGGCCGACGCCTGGCTGGAGCTGGCCGACTTCGTGGCCGCCCGGCTGACCGTGCTGCAGACCGAGGTGGCCCGGCTGACCGAGCGGACCCGGCTCGCCGAACACACCGTCCAGGTCGCCCGGGACCGGTGGGACTCGGCCGCCGACACCGAGCGCGCCGCCGCCACCACGACCACCGCGACCGTCCTGCTCACCCTCACCCCCGACCTCACCCTCACCCCCGACGGCCCGGCCGCCGAGGCCGTGGACCTGGAGCTGGAGTACGGCGTCCCGGGCGCCCGCTGGGTGCCCACCTACCGCCTGAGCCACCGTCAGGGCGACCCCGGCGGGCAGCTGGTGCTGCGGGCCTCGGTGGCGCAGCGGACGGGCGAGGACTGGACGGGCGTCCGCCTCGGTCTCTCCACCGCCGACCTGCAACGCCGTACCGACCTGCCCAAGCTGCAGTCGGTCCGGATCGGCCGCCGCCAGACCGCCCCGGCCCCGTCCGGCTGGCGGGAGGCCCCGCCCGGTCTCGACGAGCTGTTCACGGGGTACGACGCGGCGGGGCCGCGCCCGCTGCCCCGGTACGCGGGCGGGCCGGGGGGTCCGATCGCGGTCGGGTCCGCCGCCGCCGCGAGCGATGACGACGAGGAGGTGCAGCACCGCAAGAGCGTCTCGCCCCTGCGGGCCCGCGCCTCGATGGCCCGGGACGTCATGCCGCCGGCCCCGGGCGCCGCCCCGCAGGGCTACGGCGGCGCCCCCGCGCCCGCAGCCGCCCCGCCGATGGCCGGCCTGGCCGCCCCGGCCCCGTTCGCACCGGCCGGACCGCCACCACCGCTGCCGGAGCCCGCCCCGCCGCACCCCGGCGCCGGCTGGCTGGACTACGCCGCGCTGACCCTGCGGGGCCCGACCGGCCCGGGCCGGGGACAGCTGTCCCCCGCGCCCCGGCAGCACCGCGCGGCGCCCGCCCCGACCGCCGCGCTCCCCCCGCACACCGTTCCGCCTCGCCGCTCGGCCGGCTCCTTCGACCAGCGCTTCGACACCGCCGCCCGGGTCGACCTGCCCTCGGACGGCGGCTGGCACACCGTCACCATCGGCGAGATCCCGCTCTCGGTGGAGCCGGAGTACGTCTGCGTGCCCTCGGTCGAGGAGACCGTCTACGGCACGCTGCTGCTCACCAACTCCACCGACCGGGCGCTGCTGGCCGGGCCGGTCGAGGTTTCGGTGGACGGCGACTTCCTGCGCACCGCCGCACTGCCCACGCTGGCCCCCGGCGCCACCGGGCGGCTCGGGCTCGGGGTGGCCGAGGGCGTCCGGGTGGCCCGCCGCACCGAGCTGCACGAGTCCACGGCGGGGCTGCGCAACAACACCCTGGTGCTCGACCACCGGGTCCACCTGGAGCTGGCCAACCGGCTGGCCAGGCCGGTCACCGTCGAGGTCCGCGAGCGGGTGCCGGTGACCGCCGAGCCGGACGTCAGGATCCAGGAACGGCCCGGCTGGTCCGCCCCTGACGAAGCGTCCGAGGACTACCCGCCCGGCACCCGGCTCCGGCGGGTCGACCTGCCCGCCCACGGCCGGGCCGAACTGGACGGCGGCTACGAGATCCGCATCCCCGCCGCCCAGACCCTGCACGGCGGAGACCGGAGGAACTGA
- a CDS encoding alpha/beta fold hydrolase: MPMTVIETTTPARTELDLAGRRLSYLDFGGPGRPLLALHGHVSEGHSFAAVARELGPEWRVIAPDQRGHGDSDRTDEYSREGYLADAVALLRHLDLGPVPVLGHSGGGITAYQLAARHPELVSAVVNEEGPAELPAGPSPLAFVLKMPWTAPTREELVAALGPLAPMVGHRLRELPYGGWRLPFHPADTVRSEEQVRGDHWADWLGSDCPALLVRGNRFPCLSEEQATAMAERRPGTRLVTLETDHFVHEGDPAGFTAAVREFLRAL, from the coding sequence ATGCCCATGACCGTGATCGAGACCACCACCCCCGCCCGCACCGAGCTGGACCTCGCGGGCCGCCGCCTGTCCTACCTCGACTTCGGCGGACCCGGCCGGCCGCTGCTCGCCCTGCACGGGCACGTGTCGGAGGGCCACAGCTTCGCCGCGGTGGCGCGGGAGCTGGGGCCGGAGTGGCGGGTGATCGCGCCGGACCAGCGCGGGCACGGCGACTCGGACCGGACGGACGAGTACAGCCGGGAGGGCTACCTGGCCGACGCGGTGGCACTGCTGCGGCACCTCGACCTCGGTCCGGTCCCGGTGCTCGGGCACTCCGGCGGCGGCATCACGGCGTACCAGCTGGCGGCCAGGCACCCCGAGCTGGTCAGTGCCGTGGTCAACGAGGAGGGGCCGGCCGAGCTGCCGGCCGGGCCGAGCCCGCTGGCCTTCGTCCTGAAGATGCCGTGGACGGCGCCGACCCGGGAGGAGCTGGTCGCCGCACTCGGCCCGTTGGCCCCGATGGTCGGCCACCGGCTCCGTGAGCTCCCGTACGGCGGCTGGCGGCTGCCGTTCCACCCGGCGGACACCGTGCGCTCCGAGGAGCAGGTGCGCGGCGACCACTGGGCCGACTGGCTCGGCAGCGACTGCCCGGCCCTGCTGGTGCGCGGCAACCGGTTCCCGTGCCTGTCCGAGGAGCAGGCCACCGCGATGGCCGAGCGCCGCCCCGGCACCCGGCTGGTCACGCTGGAGACCGACCACTTCGTGCACGAGGGCGACCCGGCCGGCTTCACGGCGGCGGTCCGGGAGTTCCTCCGCGCGCTGTGA
- a CDS encoding DUF952 domain-containing protein: MIYHLAPLDDWLRDPGRPYTAASLLTDGFIHCSADETTLLAVANAFFRDTRDPLMALLIEEKLVEPMIKWEPPNGAPPAGATPGIRFPHIYGRLNRTAVIGLEKLQRDPTGRWATLLPWS; the protein is encoded by the coding sequence ATGATCTACCATCTCGCACCCCTGGACGACTGGCTGCGCGACCCCGGACGGCCGTACACCGCCGCCTCCCTGCTGACCGACGGCTTCATCCACTGCTCGGCCGACGAGACCACCCTGCTCGCGGTCGCCAACGCCTTCTTCCGGGACACGCGGGATCCCCTGATGGCCCTGCTGATCGAGGAGAAGCTGGTCGAGCCGATGATCAAATGGGAGCCCCCCAACGGCGCACCCCCGGCCGGCGCCACCCCCGGCATCCGCTTCCCCCACATCTACGGCCGCCTCAACCGCACCGCGGTGATCGGCCTGGAGAAGCTCCAACGCGACCCCACCGGCCGCTGGGCCACCCTCCTCCCCTGGAGCTGA
- the cmk gene encoding (d)CMP kinase, whose amino-acid sequence MDTADRANAPVVVAIDGPSGSGKSTVSRAVAARLGLSFLDTGAMYRAMTWWMLANEVDVDDADAVAVACGKPVIVSGTDAAGPTITVDGQDVSGPIRGQQVTSQVSAVAAVPQVRARLVELQRGCAEVAERGIVAEGRDMGSVVFPDATVKVFLTASETARAERRAAELRAKGLDEATITAMAADLARRDAADSSRETAPLTQAADAVLVDTSELTLEQVIDTISGLVEQRAGLSAV is encoded by the coding sequence GTGGACACTGCCGACCGAGCGAACGCCCCGGTCGTCGTCGCCATCGACGGACCTTCCGGCTCCGGCAAGTCGACCGTCTCCCGGGCGGTCGCCGCCCGGCTCGGGCTGAGCTTCCTGGACACCGGCGCGATGTACCGCGCGATGACCTGGTGGATGCTGGCCAACGAGGTCGACGTCGACGACGCCGACGCGGTGGCCGTCGCCTGCGGCAAGCCGGTGATCGTCTCCGGTACGGACGCCGCCGGGCCGACCATCACGGTGGACGGCCAGGACGTCTCCGGACCGATCCGCGGTCAGCAGGTCACCTCGCAGGTCAGCGCGGTCGCCGCCGTCCCGCAGGTGCGGGCCCGGCTGGTCGAGCTCCAGCGCGGCTGCGCCGAGGTGGCCGAACGCGGCATCGTCGCCGAGGGCCGGGACATGGGCTCGGTGGTGTTCCCGGACGCCACCGTCAAGGTCTTCCTGACCGCCTCGGAGACCGCGCGCGCCGAGCGCCGGGCCGCCGAGCTGCGGGCCAAGGGCCTGGACGAGGCGACCATCACCGCGATGGCCGCCGACCTGGCCCGCCGGGACGCGGCCGACTCCTCCCGGGAGACCGCCCCGCTCACCCAGGCCGCCGACGCCGTCCTGGTGGACACCAGCGAGCTGACGCTGGAGCAGGTGATCGACACCATCTCCGGCCTGGTCGAGCAGCGGGCCGGGCTCTCCGCGGTCTGA
- a CDS encoding helix-turn-helix domain-containing protein, protein MLDSFGVLGLGRPDGQVYAALVIAPQSTADEIATQCGLTLQQGHAALDRLAEQGMITRAPVDRERYLAVAPDVAIGTLIGHREAQLRSARAEMHRLMDAFREASRFTDPAHSVEVLTGGEAIAQRLEHLVETAQYQVRGFDCPPYIQDPMANLPRQRQRLKAGVRFRTVFDKEAVAWPGRLEKEILVGVADGEEARVRPVLPMKLMMADDRMAIIPISVGDSVLDAAYVIHPSALLQALDGLFEAEWERAVPLQAAIGDGDDGLGPEDDQRKLLGLLAAGLTDESIARSLGWSARTTQRRLQTLMRQLGATTRFQAGMAAREKGWL, encoded by the coding sequence GTGCTGGACTCATTCGGCGTGCTCGGCCTGGGAAGGCCAGACGGTCAGGTGTACGCGGCTCTGGTGATAGCGCCGCAGTCGACGGCGGACGAGATCGCCACGCAGTGCGGCCTGACACTGCAACAGGGCCATGCCGCGCTCGACCGGCTGGCCGAGCAGGGCATGATCACCCGCGCCCCGGTGGACCGGGAGCGCTACCTCGCGGTCGCCCCCGACGTGGCCATCGGCACCCTGATCGGCCACCGCGAGGCCCAGCTGCGCAGCGCCCGGGCCGAGATGCACCGCCTGATGGACGCCTTCCGGGAGGCCTCCCGGTTCACCGACCCCGCGCACTCGGTCGAGGTCCTGACGGGTGGTGAGGCGATCGCCCAGCGGCTGGAGCACCTGGTCGAGACGGCCCAGTACCAGGTCCGCGGCTTCGACTGCCCGCCGTACATCCAGGACCCGATGGCCAACCTGCCGCGGCAGCGGCAGCGGCTCAAGGCCGGGGTGCGGTTCCGGACCGTTTTCGACAAGGAGGCGGTGGCCTGGCCGGGGCGGCTGGAGAAGGAGATCCTGGTCGGCGTCGCGGACGGCGAGGAGGCCCGGGTCAGGCCGGTGCTCCCGATGAAGCTGATGATGGCCGACGACCGGATGGCGATCATCCCGATCAGCGTCGGGGACTCGGTGCTGGACGCCGCGTACGTGATCCATCCGTCGGCGCTGCTGCAGGCCCTGGACGGGCTGTTCGAGGCGGAGTGGGAGCGGGCGGTGCCGCTGCAGGCGGCGATCGGGGACGGCGACGACGGGCTCGGGCCTGAGGACGACCAGCGCAAGCTGCTCGGGCTGCTGGCGGCGGGGCTCACCGACGAGTCGATCGCGCGGTCGCTGGGGTGGAGTGCGCGGACGACGCAGCGGCGGTTGCAGACGCTGATGCGGCAGCTGGGGGCGACCACGCGGTTCCAGGCGGGGATGGCGGCGCGCGAGAAGGGGTGGCTGTAG
- a CDS encoding prephenate dehydrogenase: MRTVAVVGTGLIGTSAALALTGRGLHVYLEDADPDAARTAESLGAGTTEVPDGPVDLAIIAVPPALVGKVLADCQRRGLARWYTDVASVKAGPSNEVTALGCDTVNYIGSHPMAGRERSGPLAARADLFEGRPWVLTPTADTDTETLNAALELVALCGAMPIVMDAAAHDRAVALVSHAPQLFSSLVAARLEHADETAIRLSGQGVRDVTRIAASNPAMWVDILSANAGVVAEILEELAGDLTDTVTALRALQANDEGERRAGAAGIEAVMRRGNTGQARIPGKHGAPPTRYETVAVVLGDQPGELGRLFGEVGQLGVNIEDVVIEHSSGQQVGFVQLAVAPSAVKRLTVALRAQGWSVRD, from the coding sequence ATGCGCACAGTCGCCGTAGTCGGCACCGGACTGATCGGCACCTCCGCCGCGCTCGCCCTGACGGGGCGTGGGCTGCACGTGTATCTGGAGGACGCCGACCCGGACGCCGCCCGGACGGCGGAGTCGCTCGGCGCGGGGACCACCGAGGTGCCGGACGGGCCGGTGGACCTGGCGATCATCGCGGTGCCGCCCGCGCTGGTGGGGAAGGTGCTGGCGGACTGTCAGCGCCGGGGCCTGGCCCGCTGGTACACCGACGTGGCCAGCGTGAAGGCCGGGCCGAGCAACGAGGTGACCGCGCTCGGCTGCGACACCGTGAACTACATCGGCAGCCACCCGATGGCCGGCCGGGAGCGCTCGGGGCCGCTGGCGGCCAGGGCCGACCTGTTCGAGGGCCGCCCGTGGGTGCTCACCCCGACCGCGGACACCGACACCGAGACGCTGAACGCGGCGCTGGAGCTGGTCGCGCTCTGCGGGGCGATGCCGATCGTGATGGACGCCGCCGCGCACGACCGCGCGGTCGCGCTGGTCTCGCACGCGCCGCAGCTGTTCTCCTCGCTGGTCGCCGCCCGGCTGGAGCACGCGGACGAGACCGCCATAAGGCTCTCCGGCCAGGGCGTCCGGGACGTCACCCGGATCGCCGCCTCCAACCCCGCGATGTGGGTGGACATCCTGTCCGCCAACGCCGGTGTGGTGGCCGAGATCCTGGAGGAGCTGGCGGGCGACCTGACCGACACGGTCACCGCGCTGCGCGCCCTGCAGGCCAACGACGAGGGCGAACGGCGGGCCGGAGCGGCCGGGATCGAGGCCGTGATGCGCCGGGGCAACACCGGCCAGGCCCGGATCCCGGGCAAGCACGGCGCCCCGCCCACCCGGTACGAGACGGTCGCCGTGGTGCTGGGCGACCAGCCGGGCGAGCTGGGACGCCTGTTCGGCGAGGTCGGCCAGCTCGGGGTGAACATCGAGGACGTGGTCATCGAGCACTCCTCGGGACAGCAGGTCGGCTTCGTCCAGCTCGCGGTCGCGCCGTCGGCGGTCAAGCGGCTCACCGTCGCGCTGCGGGCGCAGGGCTGGAGCGTCCGGGACTGA
- the der gene encoding ribosome biogenesis GTPase Der — MTNDTNGALDDADYAEFLALAAEEGFEGEDLEGLNEGPMPVLAVVGRPNVGKSTLVNRIIGRREAVVEDKPGVTRDRVSYEATWNGRRFKVLDTGGWEIDVLGLDAMVAAQAELGIETADAVLFVVDANVGATDTDEALIKIIRRAGKPTVLCANKVDGQSTEVEATYLWSLGLGEPYPVSALHGRGSGDLLDAVMAALPDAPPQTFGVPTGGPRRVALIGRPNVGKSSLLNKVAGEERVVVNELAGTTRDPVDEMIELGGKTWKFVDTAGIRRRVHLTAGADFYASLRTSAALEKAEVAVVLVDASETLAEQDTRIISMAVEAGRAVVIAYNKWDQIDEERRYYLEREIEKDLVQVQWAPRVNVSAKTGRHMEKLVPAIETALAGWETRISTARLNAFLGELVAGHPHPIRGGKQPRILFGTQAGVKPPRFVLFASGFLEAGYRRFVERRLREEFGFVGTPISISVRVREKRKRTK; from the coding sequence ATGACGAACGACACCAACGGCGCGCTGGACGACGCCGACTACGCGGAGTTCCTGGCGCTGGCCGCCGAGGAGGGCTTCGAGGGCGAGGACCTCGAGGGCCTGAACGAGGGCCCGATGCCGGTGCTGGCCGTGGTCGGCCGGCCCAACGTCGGCAAGTCGACCCTGGTGAACCGCATCATCGGCCGCCGCGAGGCGGTCGTCGAGGACAAGCCCGGCGTCACCCGGGACCGGGTCAGCTACGAGGCGACCTGGAACGGCCGCCGGTTCAAGGTGCTGGACACCGGTGGCTGGGAGATCGACGTCCTGGGTCTGGACGCGATGGTCGCCGCGCAGGCCGAGCTCGGCATCGAGACCGCCGACGCGGTGCTCTTCGTGGTGGACGCCAACGTCGGGGCCACCGACACCGACGAGGCCCTGATCAAGATCATCCGGCGGGCCGGCAAGCCCACCGTGCTGTGCGCCAACAAGGTGGACGGCCAGTCCACCGAGGTCGAGGCCACCTACCTCTGGTCGCTCGGCCTGGGCGAGCCGTACCCCGTCTCGGCCCTGCACGGCCGCGGCTCCGGCGACCTGCTGGACGCCGTGATGGCCGCCCTGCCGGACGCCCCGCCGCAGACCTTCGGCGTCCCGACCGGCGGCCCCCGCCGGGTGGCGCTGATCGGCCGGCCGAACGTCGGCAAGTCCAGCCTGCTGAACAAGGTCGCCGGCGAGGAGCGGGTGGTCGTCAACGAGCTGGCCGGCACCACCCGTGACCCGGTCGACGAGATGATCGAACTCGGCGGCAAGACCTGGAAGTTCGTCGACACCGCCGGTATCCGCCGCCGGGTGCACCTGACCGCGGGCGCGGACTTCTACGCCTCGCTGCGCACCTCCGCCGCGCTGGAGAAGGCCGAGGTCGCGGTGGTCCTGGTGGACGCCAGCGAGACCCTCGCCGAGCAGGACACCCGGATCATCTCGATGGCCGTCGAGGCCGGCCGGGCCGTCGTGATCGCGTACAACAAGTGGGACCAGATCGACGAAGAGCGCCGCTATTACCTCGAGCGCGAGATCGAGAAGGACCTCGTCCAGGTCCAGTGGGCGCCCCGGGTCAACGTCTCGGCGAAGACCGGCCGCCACATGGAGAAGCTCGTCCCGGCGATCGAGACCGCGCTGGCGGGCTGGGAGACCCGGATCTCCACCGCCCGGCTGAACGCCTTCCTCGGCGAGCTGGTGGCCGGCCACCCGCACCCGATCCGGGGTGGCAAGCAGCCGCGCATCCTGTTCGGCACCCAGGCGGGCGTCAAGCCGCCGCGGTTCGTGCTGTTCGCCTCCGGCTTCCTGGAGGCGGGGTACCGCCGCTTCGTCGAGCGCCGCCTGCGGGAGGAGTTCGGGTTCGTCGGGACGCCGATCTCGATCTCCGTGCGGGTGCGGGAGAAGCGCAAGCGCACGAAGTAG